A region of uncultured Carboxylicivirga sp. DNA encodes the following proteins:
- a CDS encoding DUF6599 family protein codes for MKKILLSVIAFVCVTLVGAQTYPAQFENIEGFTLQGEKQFFDRDNLYNYINGASDFYLGYDFQDLWVADYTNDQEQSLTLELYRHGDNMYAFGIYSEERPQAATLLEIGAEGFYESGAVFFLAGSYYVKVYNGHPALDEDSLIDFAKQVAGKICEKCLLPEQLSYLPAENKIPSSERYMAENFMGVTGFNGAFTAKYKVGDEECRLFVYKGDDEKCREIMSKYFTRLKFKKKLKEITYVFDDPYLDKVKLTYKKGFIYGMLDCKEPEKGKELYDGFVSQNK; via the coding sequence ATGAAGAAAATTTTATTAAGTGTGATAGCATTTGTTTGCGTCACATTGGTGGGTGCTCAGACTTATCCTGCTCAATTTGAAAATATTGAAGGTTTTACTTTGCAAGGAGAAAAGCAGTTTTTCGACCGTGATAATCTGTATAATTATATCAACGGAGCCTCTGATTTTTATCTGGGTTATGATTTCCAGGATTTATGGGTTGCGGATTATACAAATGATCAGGAACAGTCGTTGACGCTGGAGCTCTACCGACATGGTGATAATATGTATGCCTTTGGTATTTACTCTGAAGAAAGACCACAAGCGGCAACCTTATTAGAGATTGGAGCCGAGGGTTTTTACGAAAGCGGGGCTGTTTTTTTTCTGGCGGGTAGTTATTATGTGAAGGTTTACAACGGGCATCCTGCATTGGATGAGGATTCGTTAATTGACTTTGCCAAACAGGTGGCTGGTAAGATATGTGAAAAATGCCTGCTTCCCGAACAGTTAAGTTATTTGCCTGCTGAAAACAAAATACCTTCGAGCGAGCGATATATGGCCGAGAATTTTATGGGTGTAACCGGGTTTAATGGTGCCTTTACGGCTAAATACAAGGTAGGCGACGAAGAGTGCAGATTGTTTGTTTATAAGGGAGATGATGAGAAATGTCGTGAGATCATGAGTAAATATTTTACTCGTTTAAAGTTTAAAAAGAAGTTGAAAGAAATAACCTATGTGTTTGATGATCCTTATCTGGATAAGGTTAAGCTCACCTATAAAAAAGGATTTATCTATGGAATGCTGGATTGCAAAGAACCAGAGAAAGGAAAGGAGTTATATGATGGTTTTGTAAGCCAAAATAAATAA
- a CDS encoding DEAD/DEAH box helicase, whose product MQTFKESGLPEEVLKAIGELGYETPTPIQTKTIPEILNYGNDLIALAQTGTGKTGAFGLPVIPQIVTEDKKVQALILCPTRELCLQITKDLNNYAKYYNDLYITPVYGGTEIRTQIRALKRGTHIVVGTPGRMNDLINRNAIELGDVRWLILDEADEMLNMGFKDDLESIMAQTPEWRQTLLFSATMPPDIARMSKQYMQDPVEISVGTKNSGSSNVEHHYYMVHASDRYKALKRIVDVTPDVYGIVFCRTRQETKDIADSLMADGYNADAIHGDLSQAQRDLVMHRFRKNHLQLLVATDVAARGIDVNDLTHVINYNLPDDIEVYIHRSGRTGRAGKKGISVSIIHAREAHRIKAIEKIAKKTFERKWVPKADEICEKQLFHFLDRVDNTVLEEDSPVKALMPAVYEKLATMEREQLITQFVAAEFNRFMEYYKDAPDLNIYKEDRSRGRNDGGGRRGDVPFSRLFINLGKTDKVSSGDIIGLINSKFKGTTVKVGKIELLRNFSFIEVDKTFEQEVIEKLGKTKLKGKKVSLEVATPKPSSKRRNKRR is encoded by the coding sequence ATGCAAACATTTAAAGAAAGCGGACTTCCGGAAGAAGTTCTGAAAGCTATTGGTGAGCTTGGATACGAAACACCAACCCCTATTCAAACGAAGACCATTCCTGAAATTTTAAATTACGGTAACGACTTGATTGCTCTGGCACAAACCGGGACCGGAAAAACAGGAGCATTTGGATTACCGGTGATACCACAGATTGTTACCGAAGATAAAAAAGTACAGGCATTGATCTTATGCCCTACACGCGAATTATGTCTTCAGATCACGAAAGATCTGAACAACTATGCAAAATATTATAATGATTTGTACATCACTCCTGTGTATGGAGGAACTGAAATCAGAACTCAGATCAGAGCACTGAAAAGAGGAACGCATATTGTAGTGGGTACTCCAGGCCGTATGAACGACCTTATTAATCGTAACGCAATTGAATTGGGTGATGTTCGTTGGCTGATTCTTGATGAAGCAGACGAGATGTTAAACATGGGCTTCAAAGATGATTTGGAAAGCATCATGGCACAAACTCCAGAGTGGAGACAAACCCTTCTTTTCTCGGCTACAATGCCGCCCGACATTGCACGTATGTCGAAACAATACATGCAAGATCCGGTTGAGATCAGTGTTGGAACTAAAAACTCTGGTTCATCTAATGTAGAACACCATTATTACATGGTGCATGCAAGTGATCGTTACAAGGCACTGAAGCGTATTGTTGACGTTACACCTGATGTTTACGGAATTGTATTCTGTCGTACCCGCCAGGAAACCAAAGACATTGCTGACAGCTTAATGGCCGATGGATACAATGCAGATGCTATTCATGGTGATCTTTCGCAGGCACAGCGTGATTTGGTAATGCACCGTTTCCGCAAAAATCACCTTCAACTCCTAGTTGCTACCGATGTGGCTGCCCGAGGGATTGACGTTAACGACCTGACACACGTTATTAACTATAACTTGCCGGATGATATTGAAGTTTATATCCATCGAAGCGGTCGTACCGGACGTGCAGGTAAAAAAGGTATATCTGTGTCCATCATCCATGCACGCGAGGCTCATCGTATCAAGGCTATAGAAAAAATTGCCAAGAAAACTTTCGAACGCAAATGGGTTCCAAAGGCAGACGAGATTTGCGAAAAACAATTATTCCACTTCCTCGACCGTGTTGACAACACAGTATTAGAAGAAGATTCACCGGTTAAAGCTTTGATGCCTGCCGTATATGAGAAGTTGGCTACCATGGAACGTGAACAGTTGATTACTCAGTTTGTAGCAGCAGAATTCAACCGTTTTATGGAGTATTATAAAGATGCTCCTGATTTGAATATCTATAAAGAAGATCGCTCAAGAGGACGTAACGATGGTGGCGGAAGAAGAGGTGATGTTCCATTCAGCCGTTTATTTATCAATCTGGGTAAAACTGATAAGGTAAGTTCTGGCGATATCATTGGCTTAATCAACAGCAAATTTAAAGGAACAACTGTAAAAGTTGGTAAGATCGAATTACTTCGTAACTTCTCTTTTATTGAGGTTGACAAGACCTTTGAACAGGAAGTAATTGAAAAGCTGGGCAAAACCAAACTTAAAGGCAAAAAGGTAAGTCTTGAAGTGGCAACCCCAAAACCATCATCAAAAAGAAGAAATAAAAGAAGATAA
- a CDS encoding TonB-dependent receptor translates to MIRISVLIALVCTIFISKAQTISVRDAQNLQPLELVTIFTSTPNISTVTNTNGKASMDEFSGLDSIFFRLIGYETKVISYQQLKKSNWVLLLKPSELSLDEIIVSATKWKQGRRETPSKVTILKPKDITFLNPQTAADLIANTGDVYIQKSQLGGGSPMIRGFATNRVLITVDGVRMNNAIFRSGNLQNIISLDPFATNRAEVIFGPGSVIYGSDAIGGVMGFLTFDPILGHGDNTLIKLRANTRYSSANNEATGHFDFNLGFDKWASFTSFTYSDFSDLKMGSNGPEEYVRPEYVITENGLDKIAKNTNSELQTPTAYNQVNLMQKFKFTPNNNWQLNYSFNYSESSNVDRYDRLIQYKNNSLRYAKWYYGPQVWMMNNLNIQHSASTKIYDHMHIIVSHQHFKESRHNRTLNSSTITHRTEKVDAINLNVDFEKNNQNGNRLFYGFEAIGNSIDSKGVKEDIFSNLTEPASSRYPDGSVWLSMAVYGNYLHKVTKKTSLQGGVRYNYIHLNAEFSDEFFDFRFDNTTLNTGALTGSLGIIHNPNENIQLSSSLSTGFRAPNIDDIGKVFDSEPGSVAVPNPVLKPEYAINGEVGAAIVIIEKLKIDMAAYYTWLTNAMVRRDYQLNGQDSILYDGELSQVQAIQNAAHAKVYGIQAGMEYKWRSGISASSRFNYQKGQEELDDGTKSPLRHAAPWFGVTHLSYETEKLKLDFNIQYNGEVSYTHMPESEIDKAYMYALDANGNPYAPGWTTINLVSQYHITPNLLVTAGIENITDKRYKTYSSGIAAPGRNIILSLMLSL, encoded by the coding sequence ATGATCCGAATATCTGTATTAATTGCACTTGTTTGCACCATATTTATAAGTAAGGCTCAGACTATCTCTGTGCGCGATGCTCAGAATCTGCAACCTCTTGAACTGGTAACTATTTTTACTTCAACTCCAAACATTAGTACCGTAACTAATACAAACGGGAAAGCATCCATGGATGAATTTAGTGGGTTAGACAGTATTTTCTTCAGATTAATTGGTTACGAAACAAAAGTTATTAGTTACCAACAATTAAAAAAATCAAACTGGGTATTATTACTGAAACCAAGCGAACTGTCTTTGGACGAAATCATCGTTTCTGCCACAAAGTGGAAACAGGGACGAAGAGAAACACCCTCTAAAGTAACCATCCTGAAACCCAAAGACATTACTTTTTTAAACCCGCAAACAGCTGCTGATTTAATAGCCAATACCGGAGATGTATATATTCAGAAAAGTCAACTCGGTGGAGGCAGCCCTATGATAAGAGGTTTTGCAACAAACCGTGTATTAATTACTGTTGATGGAGTAAGAATGAATAATGCCATCTTCAGAAGTGGTAATCTGCAAAACATCATTTCGCTCGATCCGTTTGCCACAAACCGCGCCGAAGTAATTTTCGGTCCAGGTTCAGTAATATATGGAAGTGATGCCATTGGCGGAGTGATGGGATTCTTAACCTTCGATCCAATACTTGGACATGGCGATAATACACTTATTAAATTAAGAGCCAACACTCGCTACTCATCAGCCAATAACGAAGCTACAGGGCATTTTGATTTTAACCTGGGATTTGACAAATGGGCTTCATTTACAAGTTTCACCTATTCTGATTTTAGCGATTTAAAGATGGGGTCAAACGGACCCGAAGAATATGTCAGACCCGAATATGTGATTACAGAAAATGGTTTAGACAAGATTGCTAAAAACACAAACTCTGAATTACAAACTCCGACAGCATATAACCAGGTTAACCTGATGCAGAAGTTTAAATTTACACCTAATAATAACTGGCAACTGAATTACAGCTTTAATTACTCTGAATCTTCCAATGTTGATCGCTACGATCGACTTATACAATACAAGAATAATTCATTACGCTATGCCAAATGGTATTATGGTCCACAGGTTTGGATGATGAACAACCTTAACATCCAGCATTCAGCTTCAACAAAGATCTACGACCACATGCACATCATTGTATCTCACCAACATTTTAAAGAAAGCAGACACAACCGAACTTTAAATAGTTCAACCATCACTCACAGAACCGAAAAGGTTGATGCTATCAATCTGAATGTTGACTTTGAAAAAAACAATCAAAATGGAAATCGTTTGTTTTACGGATTTGAAGCAATAGGTAATTCTATCGACTCAAAAGGGGTGAAAGAAGATATCTTTAGTAATTTAACAGAACCAGCTTCATCGCGTTATCCAGATGGCTCTGTTTGGCTATCAATGGCTGTTTATGGAAACTACTTACATAAAGTAACTAAGAAAACAAGTCTGCAAGGAGGTGTTCGTTACAACTACATTCACTTAAATGCCGAATTCAGTGATGAGTTTTTCGATTTCCGCTTTGACAATACAACTCTTAACACTGGAGCATTAACCGGGAGCCTTGGTATTATTCACAACCCAAATGAAAATATTCAGCTAAGCTCTTCTTTGTCAACGGGATTTCGTGCTCCCAATATCGATGATATAGGTAAAGTTTTTGATTCAGAACCCGGATCAGTCGCAGTTCCTAATCCTGTTTTAAAACCTGAATATGCCATCAATGGAGAAGTTGGTGCGGCCATAGTCATTATTGAAAAACTAAAAATTGACATGGCAGCTTATTACACCTGGCTAACCAATGCCATGGTTCGCAGAGATTATCAACTGAACGGTCAGGACAGTATTTTGTACGATGGTGAATTAAGCCAGGTGCAGGCAATACAAAATGCTGCTCATGCAAAGGTTTATGGTATTCAGGCTGGCATGGAATATAAATGGAGATCAGGCATTAGTGCATCCAGCAGATTTAATTACCAGAAAGGACAAGAAGAACTCGATGATGGAACAAAGTCTCCTTTACGTCATGCTGCACCTTGGTTTGGAGTTACTCATCTGAGTTACGAAACAGAAAAACTAAAGCTTGACTTCAATATTCAATACAATGGTGAGGTATCATATACCCATATGCCCGAAAGCGAGATTGACAAAGCATACATGTATGCCCTCGACGCAAATGGCAATCCATACGCTCCAGGCTGGACAACCATTAATCTGGTTTCGCAATACCACATCACTCCTAACCTATTGGTAACTGCAGGTATAGAAAACATTACCGATAAACGTTACAAAACCTATTCATCCGGCATTGCTGCCCCAGGACGTAACATTATTCTTTCTTTGATGCTTTCACTTTAG
- a CDS encoding metallophosphoesterase, translated as MKTASIIIFLSIVLSIHFFVNFYIYQRGMQWLENTTTLKFAFRILMIVLFLAYPAGRFLEKIWYAPPSTTLHWIGAFWFAGMLYFTLSLITVDLIRLLNWIFHFLPPKESAAYTQLKNITGIIIFTGVLLTVLIGFLNAWHPKINQQTINIHKNAGSMQSLKIVAASDIHLGTIIGPRKTSKLVETINSLHPDIILLAGDVVDEDVQPVIKQNLGKNLLELKAPMGVYASTGNHEYIGGVERAVEYLIDHGITVLRDSSITINDSFIIAAREDRDKNRTNNQRKNLEELIGNLDHSKPIILLDHQPYNLNDATNAGVDLQISGHTHHGQLWPFGYITEKIFEVSRGYKQKGNSHFIVSTGFGTWGPPIRTGNRPEILEITLNFVGEVNE; from the coding sequence ATGAAAACAGCAAGTATAATCATTTTCTTAAGTATTGTTTTAAGCATTCACTTTTTTGTCAACTTTTACATTTACCAAAGAGGAATGCAATGGTTGGAGAATACTACAACCTTAAAATTTGCATTCAGAATTTTAATGATTGTACTTTTTTTAGCTTATCCAGCAGGACGGTTTCTTGAAAAAATATGGTATGCTCCCCCATCAACCACCCTTCATTGGATTGGCGCCTTCTGGTTTGCTGGCATGCTCTATTTTACTCTTAGCCTCATAACTGTTGATCTGATCAGATTATTGAACTGGATTTTTCATTTCCTACCTCCCAAAGAAAGTGCAGCTTATACTCAGCTTAAGAATATAACCGGTATCATTATTTTTACTGGTGTTCTTTTAACCGTACTTATTGGCTTTTTAAATGCATGGCATCCAAAAATCAACCAACAAACAATTAATATTCATAAGAATGCAGGATCAATGCAATCTCTAAAAATTGTTGCAGCCTCAGACATACATCTCGGAACCATTATTGGCCCAAGAAAAACAAGCAAACTGGTTGAAACCATCAATAGTCTTCATCCAGATATTATACTTCTGGCAGGAGACGTGGTAGATGAAGATGTACAACCCGTTATCAAACAAAACTTAGGCAAAAACCTTTTGGAATTAAAAGCTCCTATGGGAGTTTATGCATCAACAGGTAATCACGAGTATATTGGTGGTGTTGAAAGAGCTGTAGAATATTTGATCGATCATGGCATTACTGTTTTACGTGACTCCAGCATCACAATAAATGATTCGTTTATTATTGCCGCCAGAGAAGACAGAGACAAAAACAGAACCAATAACCAGCGTAAAAACCTCGAGGAGTTAATTGGAAATCTTGACCATTCAAAGCCTATCATTTTACTCGATCATCAACCTTATAATTTGAATGACGCAACAAATGCTGGTGTTGATTTGCAAATATCTGGGCACACTCATCATGGTCAGCTTTGGCCTTTTGGATACATTACCGAAAAGATATTTGAAGTAAGCAGGGGCTATAAGCAGAAAGGCAATTCTCATTTTATTGTCAGCACAGGCTTTGGTACCTGGGGACCTCCAATCAGAACAGGAAACAGACCAGAGATATTAGAAATCACACTTAACTTTGTCGGTGAAGTTAATGAATAA
- a CDS encoding DUF4395 family protein, whose product MKNLVCPVSPDRVLEAQPRISALLVVALLGLYLFTQLWLIPVFLLVDFLLRGYMNGKFSVVAYVSMKLAIRYYADGLKIDKAPKMFAARLGMVFSALIIVLSVFNLTSWALGLAFALMIFASVECFLNFCVGCYVYTLFIIPMLKSY is encoded by the coding sequence ATGAAGAATTTAGTGTGTCCGGTATCCCCTGATCGAGTATTAGAAGCTCAACCACGAATTTCTGCCTTGTTAGTGGTGGCATTGTTGGGATTGTATTTGTTTACGCAATTATGGTTGATTCCTGTTTTTTTGTTAGTCGATTTTCTTTTAAGGGGGTATATGAATGGAAAATTCAGTGTTGTTGCCTATGTTTCAATGAAATTGGCAATAAGATATTATGCAGATGGATTAAAAATAGATAAGGCTCCGAAAATGTTTGCCGCTCGCTTAGGTATGGTTTTTAGTGCTCTTATAATTGTTTTGAGCGTATTTAATTTGACGAGCTGGGCTTTGGGTCTTGCCTTTGCATTAATGATATTTGCTTCAGTTGAATGTTTTTTAAATTTTTGTGTGGGTTGTTATGTATATACATTATTTATAATACCCATGTTAAAAAGTTATTGA
- the recA gene encoding recombinase RecA gives MAEKEKKENKVNQEKLKALQLTMDKIDKTYGKGTIMKMDDASIEDVPVIPSGSIALNLALGVGGLPRGRIIEIYGPESSGKTTLAIHAIAEAQKQGGIAAFIDAEHAFDRFYAEKLGVDLENLLISQPDNGEQALEIADQLIRSSAIDIIVIDSVAALTPKAEIEGEMGDSKMGLQARLMSQALRKLTSTINKTNTTCIFINQLREKIGVMFGNPETTTGGNALKFYASVRLDIRRVTQIKDGENVVGSLTRVKVVKNKVAPPFKKAEFEIRYGEGISRIGEILDLGVELEIVKKSGSWFSYGETKLGQGREAVKEVIKDNPELAEELEQKIMEAIKAK, from the coding sequence ATGGCAGAAAAAGAGAAAAAAGAAAATAAAGTTAACCAGGAAAAACTGAAAGCACTTCAGCTTACCATGGATAAAATTGACAAAACCTATGGTAAAGGAACCATTATGAAGATGGATGATGCGTCCATTGAAGATGTTCCGGTAATTCCATCTGGCTCAATTGCACTAAACCTTGCTTTAGGCGTTGGCGGATTACCTCGTGGAAGAATCATTGAAATCTATGGTCCTGAATCTTCGGGTAAAACCACTCTTGCCATTCATGCCATTGCAGAAGCTCAGAAACAAGGGGGTATTGCCGCGTTTATTGATGCAGAACACGCCTTCGATCGTTTTTATGCCGAAAAATTAGGAGTTGATCTGGAAAACCTTTTAATTTCCCAGCCTGATAATGGTGAGCAAGCATTAGAAATTGCTGATCAGCTTATCCGATCGTCAGCAATTGACATCATTGTTATTGACTCTGTGGCTGCTCTTACCCCTAAAGCTGAAATTGAAGGCGAGATGGGAGATTCAAAAATGGGATTACAAGCCCGTTTAATGTCTCAGGCACTTCGTAAATTAACTTCAACCATCAATAAAACCAACACAACCTGTATTTTCATCAACCAGTTGCGTGAAAAAATTGGAGTAATGTTTGGAAACCCCGAAACAACAACAGGTGGTAACGCATTAAAATTCTATGCTTCTGTTCGTTTAGACATTCGTCGTGTTACGCAAATTAAAGACGGCGAAAACGTAGTTGGTAGTTTAACTCGCGTTAAAGTTGTTAAAAACAAAGTAGCTCCTCCGTTCAAAAAAGCCGAATTTGAAATTCGTTATGGCGAGGGAATCTCCAGAATTGGTGAGATCCTAGATTTGGGCGTTGAACTTGAAATCGTAAAGAAAAGCGGTTCATGGTTCAGTTATGGCGAAACAAAACTCGGTCAGGGTAGAGAAGCTGTTAAGGAAGTAATTAAAGACAATCCTGAATTAGCAGAAGAACTGGAACAAAAGATTATGGAAGCCATTAAGGCAAAGTAA
- the bcp gene encoding thioredoxin-dependent thiol peroxidase, protein MSVVKEGDKAPVFKGINQDNNTISLEDFKGKKVILYFYPKDNTPGCTAESCNLSENYDELTDKGFEVIGVSPDSISSHQKFITKHNLRFNLIADTEKEILEMYNAWGEKKLYGKTYMGVLRKTFIIDEEGTITKIFEKVKTKDHTNQILSELNL, encoded by the coding sequence ATGTCAGTAGTAAAAGAAGGCGACAAAGCCCCTGTTTTCAAAGGAATCAATCAGGATAATAACACAATCAGCCTTGAGGATTTTAAAGGCAAAAAAGTAATTTTATATTTCTACCCTAAAGACAATACACCCGGCTGTACTGCTGAATCGTGTAATCTAAGTGAGAACTATGATGAACTTACCGATAAAGGCTTTGAAGTAATAGGTGTAAGTCCCGACAGTATTTCGTCGCACCAGAAATTTATTACCAAACACAATCTTAGATTCAACCTAATTGCAGACACTGAAAAAGAGATTCTTGAGATGTACAATGCATGGGGAGAAAAGAAGTTGTATGGTAAAACTTACATGGGTGTTTTGAGAAAAACATTTATTATTGACGAAGAGGGCACAATTACAAAGATCTTTGAAAAAGTAAAAACAAAAGATCATACAAATCAGATATTGAGCGAGTTAAACCTATAA
- a CDS encoding ATP-dependent Clp protease adaptor ClpS, whose amino-acid sequence MVAFSKRSKLPEKDGSNSEKRILTLHNDDVNTFDHVIDVLCEVCEHDAIQAEQCALITHYKGSCDIMVGSVDKLLTIQEQMVQEKLLVTID is encoded by the coding sequence ATGGTTGCATTCAGTAAACGAAGCAAGCTTCCTGAAAAGGATGGAAGTAATAGTGAAAAGCGAATTCTTACACTTCATAATGACGATGTTAATACTTTCGATCATGTTATTGATGTGTTATGTGAGGTTTGTGAGCACGATGCTATTCAGGCAGAACAATGTGCCCTCATTACTCACTACAAAGGATCGTGCGACATTATGGTTGGTTCGGTTGATAAACTTTTGACGATACAAGAGCAAATGGTTCAGGAAAAACTATTAGTTACCATTGATTAA
- a CDS encoding NfeD family protein, whose product MSLTVIILIILLGLFLLVLEFFVFPGVTVAGIGGFLFAAGGIYLVYDKYGTSSGNIALVGTLIAGIVILVMAFRSNTWNRLMLQSNIEGKVETVKQDAIKEGDEGVAVTRLNPIGKVSVNSELVEGRCPGHFVDENTSVIVQKVYKTYVIVKPKN is encoded by the coding sequence ATGTCATTAACTGTTATTATCTTAATAATCCTTTTGGGATTATTTCTTTTAGTTCTTGAGTTTTTTGTTTTTCCCGGTGTAACGGTTGCAGGAATTGGAGGGTTCTTATTTGCAGCTGGTGGTATTTATTTGGTATATGACAAATATGGAACATCATCGGGTAATATCGCCTTGGTTGGCACTTTGATTGCGGGTATTGTTATTTTGGTAATGGCTTTCCGGTCAAATACATGGAATCGTCTGATGCTTCAATCAAATATTGAAGGTAAAGTAGAAACAGTGAAGCAGGATGCTATAAAAGAGGGAGACGAGGGGGTTGCGGTAACCCGTTTAAATCCAATAGGAAAAGTAAGCGTTAATTCTGAGCTGGTTGAAGGTCGTTGTCCCGGTCATTTTGTTGATGAAAACACGTCAGTTATAGTTCAAAAAGTATACAAAACATACGTAATTGTAAAACCTAAAAATTAA